From the genome of Scytonema hofmannii PCC 7110, one region includes:
- a CDS encoding ShlB/FhaC/HecB family hemolysin secretion/activation protein — MYVRHLQKFYQTWLLVTFATLSNLATSITSTKAADTTSFSIIDALTDVKLKNGENSTLTAHETAREQQKDKREEDKSFPSSPSLTVEKLGLQFDDNIFSNGKRIQLAQNIDTTQPVPTDRDLQPPSTKPQEEIQPQPLPPSEELLKPTSPSNTPPDELPGTSEEKFIIGGFKFEDNTVFSDERLTAEIKKVINFENAPISFADLIKARSIITQLYVKEGYITSGAYIPLQRDFQEGDKITIEVLEGELEEIKIQGNRRLNPNYICSRVAIAAGNPLNQKRLVKGLQVLRLNPLFKSLSAELSATSTPGKSLLEITVVEAPTFDALVNLNNGRSPSVGSFRRSIQLSEANLLGLGDNISLDYTNTEGSNSINASYSIPISPYDTKVTLSYGTTSSNVIEAPFDTLGIESQSRYYELTLSHPIFKTSTSDFTLGLTTSRRESESSLKFENIGPYPLSPGTDEKGRTRISAIRFFQEWTQRSSRQVLAFRSQFIFGLDALDATINPKAPDSRFFAWRGQGQWVRVIGRDINSLILLRTDLQFADRPLLSSEQFGIGGLDSVRGYRQDALLTDNGFFTSAEVRLPILRIPEIKGVLQVTPFVEFGMGRNVDRPNPNPSNLLSTGLGLRWQMGNNLTARFDWGIPLIYAKDNNKTLQEQGLYFTVLWNPF; from the coding sequence ATGTACGTTAGACATTTACAAAAATTCTACCAAACCTGGCTGCTAGTTACCTTTGCTACCCTATCCAATCTTGCAACCAGCATCACTTCTACTAAGGCTGCTGATACTACCTCTTTCTCAATTATTGACGCTTTAACAGATGTAAAACTAAAAAACGGGGAAAATTCCACGCTAACAGCACATGAAACAGCCAGAGAACAACAGAAGGATAAACGAGAAGAAGACAAAAGCTTTCCGTCTTCCCCTTCCCTCACGGTTGAGAAGTTAGGTCTGCAATTCGATGACAATATTTTTAGTAACGGTAAAAGGATACAATTAGCCCAAAATATTGACACCACCCAACCCGTTCCTACTGACAGAGACTTGCAACCACCCTCAACCAAACCTCAGGAAGAAATTCAACCACAGCCCCTACCACCCTCAGAAGAACTACTCAAACCTACTTCTCCCTCGAACACACCTCCGGACGAATTACCAGGTACTTCCGAAGAAAAATTCATTATAGGAGGCTTTAAATTTGAGGATAATACCGTATTTAGCGACGAACGCCTAACTGCGGAAATAAAAAAAGTGATCAACTTTGAAAATGCTCCCATTTCTTTTGCTGACTTAATAAAAGCACGCTCTATAATTACTCAACTATATGTCAAAGAAGGTTACATTACCTCCGGTGCTTACATCCCACTTCAACGAGACTTTCAAGAAGGAGATAAAATTACTATTGAAGTACTAGAGGGAGAACTAGAAGAAATCAAAATTCAAGGAAATCGCCGTCTTAATCCCAACTATATCTGCAGTCGTGTTGCCATAGCTGCTGGCAATCCTCTCAATCAAAAGCGTTTAGTGAAAGGACTGCAAGTATTACGCCTTAACCCGTTGTTTAAAAGCCTATCGGCAGAATTATCCGCTACTTCCACCCCTGGTAAAAGTCTGTTAGAAATCACAGTTGTTGAAGCACCAACCTTTGATGCCCTAGTTAACCTTAATAACGGACGTTCCCCCAGTGTCGGTAGTTTCCGTCGCAGTATCCAACTGAGCGAAGCTAACTTACTTGGTTTGGGAGATAACATCAGCTTGGATTACACCAACACCGAAGGTAGTAACAGTATCAATGCCAGCTATAGCATACCCATCAGCCCCTACGATACCAAAGTTACCCTCAGTTATGGCACTACTAGCAGCAATGTTATCGAAGCACCCTTTGATACTTTGGGTATAGAATCTCAGTCCCGCTACTACGAACTGACCCTCAGCCATCCCATTTTCAAAACATCCACATCAGATTTTACCCTTGGCTTAACCACCTCCCGCCGTGAAAGTGAAAGTTCATTGAAATTTGAAAATATTGGACCCTACCCCCTCTCCCCTGGTACTGACGAAAAAGGACGCACCCGCATTTCAGCTATCCGCTTTTTTCAAGAATGGACGCAGCGCAGCAGCCGTCAGGTACTAGCCTTCCGTTCCCAATTTATCTTTGGACTTGATGCTTTAGATGCTACCATCAACCCCAAAGCACCCGATAGTCGCTTTTTTGCTTGGCGCGGACAAGGACAATGGGTGCGTGTCATTGGACGCGATATAAATTCATTAATTCTGTTACGTACAGACTTACAATTCGCAGATCGTCCCCTGTTATCTAGCGAACAATTCGGTATTGGTGGACTCGACAGCGTGCGCGGTTATCGTCAAGACGCATTACTTACCGACAACGGCTTCTTTACATCTGCCGAAGTGCGTTTACCAATTCTCCGCATACCTGAAATAAAGGGTGTATTACAAGTTACTCCATTTGTGGAGTTTGGCATGGGCAGGAACGTCGATAGACCAAACCCAAACCCCAGTAATTTACTCTCCACTGGCTTGGGTTTACGCTGGCAAATGGGCAACAATCTCACCGCCCGTTTTGATTGGGGTATTCCCCTAATTTACGCAAAAGATAACAACAAAACATTACAAGAACAAGGTTTATATTTTACAGTCCTATGGAATCCTTTTTAA